In Chitinophaga sp. HK235, a single window of DNA contains:
- a CDS encoding YafY family protein — MPKNKDFTRRIELIDACLRNNLRKWTLKTLLETINEKLEEGCGAAVSKRTLQGDIQYMELEKNAPIVRQRESNKVYFSYDTPDYSIKNLPIKEEEVNLLNDAINILRQVNDFKILPEVDAIINKLQNTVQANVTGNAAIIQFEKHTTALGMEYIDDIFTAIKQKVSLRVTYQSYKAKEPTEYVFHPYLLKEWRNRWFVLGRQNENGYLTICALDRIKKIKNSASPYILNDLFDPDTYFNNLIGVTMPANANIEMVEIKVAPGQVPYIKSKPIHHTQEIVKEDGYGYLLITLKVVDNYELRSVLLGFGADIEVVKPLSLREGIQELFNKGIELYM, encoded by the coding sequence ATGCCTAAAAACAAAGACTTCACCCGCCGTATTGAGCTTATTGACGCATGTCTCCGTAATAACCTGAGAAAGTGGACACTTAAGACGTTGCTGGAAACGATTAATGAAAAGCTGGAAGAAGGATGTGGAGCGGCAGTAAGCAAGCGCACCCTGCAGGGTGATATCCAATATATGGAACTGGAAAAAAATGCACCTATCGTCAGGCAACGGGAAAGCAATAAAGTTTATTTTTCTTACGACACCCCCGATTATTCCATTAAAAACCTGCCTATAAAAGAGGAAGAGGTTAATCTGCTCAATGATGCAATTAACATTTTGCGGCAGGTCAACGACTTCAAGATATTGCCGGAAGTGGATGCTATTATCAACAAGTTGCAGAATACGGTGCAAGCCAATGTGACAGGTAACGCAGCCATTATCCAGTTTGAAAAGCATACGACGGCATTGGGTATGGAGTATATCGATGATATTTTTACTGCCATTAAGCAAAAGGTTTCTTTGCGAGTAACTTACCAATCGTACAAAGCCAAAGAGCCAACAGAATATGTATTTCACCCTTACCTGCTAAAAGAATGGCGTAACCGATGGTTTGTACTTGGCCGGCAAAACGAAAATGGATATCTTACTATTTGTGCGCTGGACAGAATTAAAAAAATTAAAAATAGTGCGTCCCCGTATATCCTCAATGACTTGTTTGATCCTGATACATATTTTAATAATCTTATAGGGGTTACCATGCCCGCGAACGCGAACATAGAAATGGTTGAAATAAAAGTCGCCCCTGGTCAGGTTCCTTACATTAAAAGTAAGCCTATTCATCACACGCAGGAGATTGTAAAGGAAGATGGATACGGCTATTTACTGATAACGCTGAAAGTAGTGGATAACTATGAATTACGTTCGGTATTACTGGGGTTTGGAGCGGATATCGAAGTGGTAAAACCTCTCTCGTTAAGAGAAGGCATACAGGAGTTGTTTAATAAAGGGATTGAATTATATATGTAA
- a CDS encoding restriction endonuclease subunit S codes for MRWKTEILENITVISKGKKHLETNDSDAKRYIQIEDLGDKFIPKYTLEKGVGVEENDVVIAWDGANAGKVGVGMIGVIGSTLARIRPVTDKIIGKYLFRFLQLKEAEIRSKRTGATIPHVNGVELRKMSFAFPDLATQQRIVAILDEADGLRRADKQLLVMHNELMQSIFIEMFGDPIKNEKGWHWEKFANVGNLDRGISKHRPRNAPELLGGIYPLIQTGDVANSEGYIRTYKSTYSELGLKQSKLWYPGTLCITIAANIAKTGILTFNACFPDSVVGFTPNKKTNVIYIQFWLSHLQEMLEATAPESAQKNINLEILRNLKLPLPPIELQDKFAKLIEEVEHQKVLVIQQQQQSEALFQSLLQKAFKGEL; via the coding sequence ATGAGATGGAAGACAGAAATCCTTGAAAATATAACGGTGATTAGCAAAGGGAAGAAACATTTGGAAACAAATGATAGCGATGCTAAGAGATATATACAGATAGAGGACCTTGGAGACAAATTTATTCCCAAGTATACTCTTGAAAAAGGAGTAGGTGTTGAGGAAAACGATGTCGTAATAGCCTGGGATGGGGCGAATGCTGGTAAGGTTGGAGTTGGAATGATTGGTGTTATCGGAAGTACATTGGCACGAATAAGACCAGTTACCGATAAGATCATTGGAAAGTATCTATTTAGGTTTTTACAACTAAAAGAAGCAGAAATTAGATCTAAAAGGACAGGAGCTACGATCCCACATGTTAATGGCGTGGAATTGCGTAAAATGAGTTTTGCTTTCCCGGATCTTGCTACTCAACAGCGTATAGTCGCTATATTAGACGAAGCTGATGGTTTGCGTAGAGCTGATAAGCAATTATTGGTAATGCACAATGAGTTGATGCAATCCATCTTCATTGAAATGTTTGGCGATCCAATAAAAAATGAGAAAGGTTGGCATTGGGAAAAATTTGCAAATGTTGGGAACTTGGATAGAGGAATATCCAAACACAGACCTAGAAATGCACCAGAATTGCTTGGAGGTATATATCCACTAATTCAAACTGGTGATGTTGCTAATAGTGAGGGATATATAAGAACTTATAAATCAACCTATTCAGAGTTGGGGTTAAAACAAAGCAAACTATGGTATCCTGGAACTTTATGTATTACTATCGCTGCTAATATTGCAAAAACAGGGATACTAACCTTCAATGCCTGTTTCCCCGATAGTGTGGTTGGATTCACTCCAAATAAGAAAACAAATGTTATATATATACAGTTTTGGCTTTCTCATTTACAAGAGATGTTAGAAGCCACCGCTCCTGAATCAGCACAAAAAAATATTAATCTGGAAATTTTAAGAAATTTAAAACTTCCTTTACCTCCAATTGAGTTACAAGATAAATTTGCAAAATTAATAGAAGAAGTCGAACATCAAAAGGTATTGGTCATTCAACAACAGCAACAAAGTGAAGCTCTTTTTCAAAGCTTGTTACAAAAGGCTTTTAAAGGAGAATTGTGA
- a CDS encoding AraC family transcriptional regulator, with product MEQIHEPFNISVTELDHWEKRNRRNNFFELVYILKGKGKQCVNYNQVPYQEGSFFLLPSSDCHLYDITEATTFLFIRFTANFFSSDEDCVIDFGKWFCRLNFIIGNYNRLPGELISNDTDKQHLVHLLELLMYEKQRNDPHTRRIMQSTMVSILELIARNMATALPLQPLYEEKKFADLLLHVQYHLLDEEMITPQFLSERFHIAPTYFSEYFKRNAKETYQEFILRSKLKLAEAKALYTDIPFKEIAYDLGFTDSSHLNKMMKRFYNKGMSEIRRSAMADVPA from the coding sequence ATGGAACAAATACATGAACCATTCAATATCAGCGTTACCGAGCTGGATCACTGGGAAAAACGAAACCGTCGGAATAATTTTTTTGAGCTGGTATATATCCTCAAAGGAAAAGGGAAACAGTGTGTCAACTACAACCAGGTTCCTTACCAGGAAGGAAGTTTTTTCCTGCTGCCATCCTCCGACTGTCACTTATACGACATTACGGAAGCCACTACTTTCCTGTTTATCCGTTTCACAGCCAATTTTTTTTCGAGTGATGAAGATTGTGTGATTGATTTCGGGAAATGGTTCTGCCGCCTCAATTTCATTATCGGCAACTATAACCGCCTGCCAGGAGAACTGATCAGCAACGACACCGATAAACAGCACCTGGTACATCTGCTGGAACTGCTGATGTATGAAAAACAGCGCAACGACCCGCATACACGCCGTATCATGCAAAGCACCATGGTATCCATCCTGGAACTGATAGCCCGCAATATGGCAACAGCATTACCACTTCAACCCCTATACGAAGAAAAAAAGTTTGCAGACCTACTGCTACATGTCCAATACCATCTGCTGGATGAGGAGATGATCACACCACAATTTCTGTCTGAACGTTTCCATATTGCACCTACCTACTTCAGCGAGTATTTCAAACGCAATGCGAAAGAAACCTATCAGGAGTTTATCCTGCGGTCCAAGCTGAAACTGGCAGAAGCCAAGGCCCTGTACACCGATATTCCGTTTAAGGAAATCGCATACGACCTGGGCTTCACCGATAGCAGTCATCTCAACAAAATGATGAAACGCTTTTACAACAAAGGCATGTCTGAAATCAGAAGAAGTGCTATGGCCGACGTTCCGGCTTGA
- a CDS encoding arylsulfatase, which produces MKQLWLTFTVIATLAVVNTIYAQARKPNIILILVDDMGYSDLGAYGSEIHTPNLDRLASEGLRLKEFYNNSICAPTRASLLTGQYQHKAGVGFFDVNLGLPAYQGFLNKESLTLAEVLKTAGYRTLMSGKWHVGNDSLVWPNQRGFDRFYGIIGGGANYFDARPMPLFGSQYPVVLVENNQRLHPADNSYYFTDEIAAHAVRYLDEQRNSSQPFFLYLAFNAPHWPLQALPEDIARYKGRYDIGWDSLRTERLARQKQLGLLDPKQTIAARDASVPDWNSLTYDEKTLWKAKMEVYAAMVDRMDQGVGKVLDKLKELKKDDNTLIVFISDNGAPAEDVAHWNGTPAGRNTGPVGTAGSFESQGKNWSYVSNTPFRAFKNFMYEGGISSPLIAWYPGHIRKGTIEKGTAHLIDLAPTFYELAGVKYPQQFNGAKPNALPGKSLTGLFFRGEDIHRDEPVFWERAGNRAVRKGKWKLVSTWPQYRWELYNIEEDRGETTDLAAQRTDVVNELSAAYFEWAKRTGVVDFDKIKPERRP; this is translated from the coding sequence ATGAAGCAGTTATGGTTAACATTCACCGTCATCGCCACTCTGGCGGTTGTGAACACGATATATGCACAGGCCAGGAAACCCAATATCATCCTGATTCTGGTAGATGACATGGGTTACTCCGATCTGGGAGCTTATGGCTCGGAGATACATACGCCTAACCTGGACCGCCTCGCCAGTGAGGGCTTGCGGCTGAAAGAGTTTTACAACAACTCCATCTGCGCGCCTACAAGGGCTTCCCTGTTAACAGGGCAGTATCAGCACAAGGCCGGTGTCGGTTTTTTTGATGTCAACCTGGGACTGCCTGCCTATCAGGGTTTTCTCAACAAAGAATCTCTCACGTTGGCGGAAGTGCTGAAAACAGCTGGCTATCGTACACTCATGTCAGGTAAATGGCATGTAGGCAATGATAGCCTGGTATGGCCCAATCAACGTGGATTTGACCGGTTTTATGGTATCATCGGCGGTGGCGCCAACTATTTCGATGCCAGGCCTATGCCGCTGTTTGGGTCACAATATCCGGTGGTCCTGGTGGAAAACAACCAGCGGTTGCATCCGGCAGACAACAGCTATTATTTCACCGATGAGATAGCAGCACATGCCGTTAGATACCTGGACGAACAACGCAACAGCAGCCAACCTTTTTTCCTTTATCTGGCCTTCAATGCACCTCACTGGCCATTACAGGCTTTACCGGAAGATATTGCCCGTTACAAAGGCCGGTATGACATAGGCTGGGATTCCCTGCGTACAGAGCGGCTGGCGCGGCAAAAACAGCTGGGTCTCCTGGACCCCAAACAAACTATCGCCGCAAGAGATGCATCGGTACCCGACTGGAACAGTCTTACCTACGATGAAAAAACGTTGTGGAAAGCGAAGATGGAAGTGTATGCCGCCATGGTAGATCGTATGGATCAGGGTGTAGGCAAGGTGCTGGACAAGCTGAAAGAACTGAAGAAAGATGACAACACCCTGATTGTGTTTATCTCTGATAACGGTGCGCCGGCAGAAGATGTGGCACACTGGAACGGCACTCCTGCCGGCCGCAATACAGGACCCGTAGGTACTGCAGGCTCTTTTGAGTCACAGGGTAAAAACTGGTCTTATGTGTCCAATACGCCTTTCCGCGCATTCAAGAACTTTATGTATGAAGGTGGTATCAGTTCGCCGCTGATTGCCTGGTATCCGGGGCATATCCGGAAAGGCACTATTGAAAAAGGTACCGCTCACCTGATTGACCTGGCCCCTACTTTTTATGAGTTGGCCGGCGTGAAATATCCACAGCAGTTTAATGGCGCAAAGCCTAATGCCCTGCCCGGTAAAAGCCTGACAGGGCTCTTTTTCCGGGGAGAAGATATTCACCGTGATGAACCGGTGTTCTGGGAACGGGCGGGCAACAGGGCGGTGAGAAAAGGAAAGTGGAAACTGGTGTCTACCTGGCCGCAGTACCGGTGGGAACTGTATAACATCGAAGAAGATCGTGGTGAGACCACCGATCTGGCGGCCCAGCGCACGGACGTGGTCAATGAACTGTCGGCCGCCTATTTTGAATGGGCTAAAAGAACCGGTGTTGTGGACTTTGACAAGATCAAGCCGGAACGTCGGCCATAG
- a CDS encoding arylsulfatase — MKKMITTLVMLGVIHLGVAQQKQQRPNIILIMVDDMGYSDIAPYGGEIQTPNLSRLAAEGLRLQEFYNNSICAPTRASLLTGQSNHKAGIGFFNVNLGLPAYQGFLNKESLTLAEVLKTAGYSTLMSGKWHVGDDSIYWPNQRGFDRFFGFIGGASNYYDIGSYPDKVPPVPLVEDNRRLNLAPGQYLTDEITGHAVKFLEEQNRTSQPFFLYVAYNAPHWPLQAPPEDIARYKGRYAIGWDSLRNERIARQKQLGLIRKDATIAPDPEVPAWESLTYDEKKLWEKKMEVYAAMVDHVDQGIGKILDKLKALKKEDNTLIVFISDNGAQGGFIPTGRRRQRSSGPIGTAGSYDYQEQSWAHVSNSPFRSYKASAYEGGISSPLIAWYPAKIKGGSVARGTAHLIDLAPTFYEIGHAHYPATYHNFSIQPLQGVSLVPLFFSLREIDRSTPLFWERAGNRAVRKGKWKLISSYPSKQWELYDIDNDRAETRNLAAQQPQVVKELSAAYEQWASDNNVVDYDKIKPAGPAGFAGPTGAPVLPSHSKKQ; from the coding sequence ATGAAAAAAATGATCACCACCCTTGTTATGCTGGGTGTTATCCACCTGGGTGTAGCACAGCAAAAACAGCAGCGGCCCAACATCATCCTGATCATGGTAGATGATATGGGTTACTCCGATATTGCGCCTTATGGCGGCGAAATACAAACCCCCAACCTGTCGAGGCTGGCCGCCGAAGGGCTGCGATTACAGGAGTTTTACAACAATTCCATCTGTGCACCTACCAGGGCTTCCCTGCTGACAGGGCAGTCCAATCACAAAGCCGGCATCGGTTTTTTTAATGTCAACCTCGGGCTGCCTGCCTACCAGGGTTTCCTGAACAAGGAATCGCTGACGCTGGCAGAAGTGTTGAAGACAGCCGGTTACAGCACACTCATGTCGGGCAAATGGCATGTGGGCGATGATAGTATCTATTGGCCTAATCAGCGCGGATTTGACAGGTTCTTCGGTTTTATCGGCGGTGCCAGCAACTACTATGATATTGGTAGTTATCCCGATAAGGTGCCACCGGTGCCGCTGGTAGAAGACAACCGCCGCCTCAATCTGGCACCAGGACAGTACCTGACGGATGAAATCACCGGCCATGCTGTGAAATTCCTGGAAGAACAAAATCGTACCAGTCAGCCATTTTTTCTGTATGTGGCTTACAATGCTCCTCACTGGCCGCTGCAGGCACCACCTGAAGATATCGCCCGCTACAAAGGGCGTTATGCTATTGGCTGGGACTCGCTGAGGAATGAACGTATCGCCCGTCAGAAACAACTGGGCCTCATCCGCAAAGACGCCACTATCGCCCCCGATCCGGAAGTGCCGGCATGGGAAAGTCTTACCTATGATGAAAAAAAGTTGTGGGAGAAAAAGATGGAAGTGTATGCGGCCATGGTAGACCATGTAGATCAGGGCATCGGAAAGATACTGGATAAGCTGAAGGCATTGAAAAAAGAGGATAATACACTCATTGTATTTATTTCCGATAATGGTGCGCAGGGTGGTTTTATCCCTACCGGCAGAAGAAGACAACGCAGTTCAGGACCTATCGGTACAGCAGGTTCTTATGATTATCAGGAACAAAGCTGGGCACATGTTTCCAACTCCCCTTTCCGTTCGTACAAAGCCAGTGCCTACGAAGGTGGTATCAGCTCTCCGCTGATTGCCTGGTATCCGGCTAAAATCAAAGGTGGCAGCGTCGCCCGGGGCACAGCCCATCTGATAGATCTGGCGCCTACGTTTTATGAAATAGGTCATGCGCATTATCCGGCTACTTATCATAACTTCAGCATACAACCTTTACAGGGAGTCAGTCTGGTGCCCTTGTTTTTTTCCCTGCGGGAGATAGACCGGTCGACGCCCCTTTTCTGGGAAAGAGCAGGCAACAGGGCCGTGAGAAAAGGTAAATGGAAACTGATATCCTCCTATCCTTCCAAACAATGGGAATTGTATGATATAGACAATGATCGCGCAGAAACCAGGAACCTTGCCGCACAACAACCACAGGTAGTAAAAGAGCTGTCGGCCGCCTATGAGCAATGGGCCAGTGATAATAATGTGGTGGACTATGATAAGATAAAACCCGCCGGACCTGCTGGTTTTGCGGGTCCTACAGGCGCGCCGGTTCTTCCATCCCACAGCAAAAAACAATAA
- a CDS encoding class I SAM-dependent DNA methyltransferase, with protein sequence MLNATLRGQIDKIWETFWTGGVTNPLTVIEQITYLLFMKQLDVIQQQKEKKAQLGRTKEIKDPIYTPEQNELRWSSFQTLGSPEELLKIFIRPDGAFEFIKQLGDNKDSAFTKYLKDATFKISNARVLGTVIDLISKIDMTDRDTKGDVYEYLLSKIAQAGVNGQFRTPRHIIKMMVALMAPKITDIICDPSAGSCGFLVVAAEYIREKYKQALAKEENHDHFQNGMFMGMEFDDTMLRIGAMNMMLHGIENVNLKPVDALSEANKDFVATSTLILANPPFKGSLDEDAVDSSIHQIVKGKKTELLFLALMLRGLVVGGRAAVIVPDGVLFGSSNAHKQIRKEILENNQLNAVISMPSGVFKPYAGVSTAVLIFTKTGKGGTRDVWFYDMEADGYSLDDKRTSLAPEFASFADLEKLIDQYQQEPVLQTDIPDIVHRYHNLEKERERARTEKSFMVPLSEIVANGYDLSINRYKEVVHEEIKYDMPQEIIGGVFDKSGNLQKPGIRQLDKERMDRLQKLEQLLMK encoded by the coding sequence ATGCTTAACGCAACGCTGCGTGGTCAAATCGATAAAATTTGGGAAACCTTCTGGACGGGAGGCGTTACCAATCCACTTACTGTTATTGAACAAATTACTTACCTGCTTTTTATGAAGCAGCTGGATGTAATACAGCAACAGAAAGAGAAAAAGGCTCAGTTGGGCCGTACAAAGGAAATAAAAGACCCCATTTATACTCCCGAGCAGAATGAGCTGCGCTGGAGTAGCTTTCAAACCCTGGGGAGTCCGGAAGAGCTTTTAAAGATATTTATCAGGCCTGATGGAGCTTTTGAATTTATCAAGCAACTGGGAGATAACAAGGACAGCGCTTTCACTAAATATCTCAAAGATGCTACGTTTAAGATATCCAATGCTCGTGTACTGGGCACTGTGATTGACTTGATCAGTAAGATAGATATGACTGATCGGGATACCAAAGGAGATGTATATGAGTATCTGTTGAGTAAAATAGCGCAAGCCGGTGTCAACGGTCAATTCCGCACGCCACGCCATATTATCAAAATGATGGTGGCATTAATGGCACCTAAAATAACGGATATTATCTGTGATCCGAGTGCCGGTAGCTGTGGCTTTCTGGTCGTAGCTGCAGAATATATACGTGAAAAATACAAACAGGCGCTGGCAAAGGAGGAAAATCATGACCATTTCCAGAATGGGATGTTTATGGGAATGGAGTTCGATGATACGATGTTGCGCATTGGTGCTATGAATATGATGCTGCATGGGATAGAAAACGTTAACCTGAAGCCAGTCGATGCCCTAAGTGAGGCTAATAAGGATTTTGTAGCGACATCTACCTTGATCCTGGCTAATCCTCCATTTAAGGGAAGTCTCGATGAAGATGCTGTAGATAGTAGTATACATCAAATAGTAAAAGGAAAGAAAACTGAGCTATTATTCCTGGCCCTAATGCTACGGGGATTAGTTGTAGGCGGCCGTGCGGCGGTGATTGTGCCGGATGGAGTGTTGTTTGGCAGTAGTAATGCACATAAACAAATACGTAAAGAGATATTGGAGAATAATCAGTTAAATGCTGTGATATCCATGCCCAGTGGTGTATTTAAACCCTATGCTGGTGTAAGTACAGCCGTTCTTATCTTCACCAAAACAGGAAAAGGTGGTACCAGGGATGTATGGTTCTACGATATGGAAGCTGATGGATATTCTCTGGATGATAAACGTACCTCTCTGGCACCTGAGTTTGCCAGCTTCGCTGATTTGGAGAAACTGATAGATCAATATCAACAGGAGCCTGTTTTACAGACGGATATTCCAGATATCGTTCATCGTTACCATAACCTGGAAAAAGAAAGGGAACGTGCCCGTACAGAAAAGAGCTTCATGGTGCCGCTATCAGAAATAGTGGCTAATGGTTATGATCTTAGTATAAATCGTTATAAGGAGGTTGTGCATGAGGAAATTAAATACGACATGCCACAGGAGATAATTGGGGGGGTATTTGACAAGTCAGGCAATTTACAAAAACCTGGCATAAGACAATTGGATAAAGAACGTATGGATCGATTACAGAAATTGGAGCAACTATTGATGAAGTAA
- a CDS encoding NADP-dependent oxidoreductase yields the protein MKAIVLEKLDSASPLEVTDIAVPAITDTEVLVKTVALSINPVDVKTLEDYKVITDEQTIRASAAAVFDGVSPVILGWDLAGIVEAVGSKVTKFKVGDAVFGMVNFPGQGKVYAEYVAAPASHLALKPDNISFDEAAAATLAAVTAWQNLTRHYTVKQGDRILITAPTGGVGHYAIQMAKHLGAYVIAITQPASKALASSFGADEVLDYDTFDLDHAASLQLNLLLDLGGRLPATRFTRHLLPGAPVLYVPSVIPDKQQQHYHDQGLNVSFTMVHSEESAIDEIAQLLKDGSVTSHIDSVFDFTAMRAAFDTIHQGTTKGKIIIRMPR from the coding sequence ATGAAAGCAATTGTTTTGGAAAAACTGGATTCCGCTTCACCACTGGAAGTTACCGACATCGCAGTACCAGCTATTACAGATACAGAAGTATTGGTGAAGACAGTAGCGCTGTCTATTAATCCCGTGGATGTTAAGACTTTGGAAGACTATAAAGTGATCACTGATGAACAGACGATACGTGCCAGCGCAGCCGCTGTGTTTGACGGTGTGTCCCCTGTTATCCTGGGTTGGGACCTGGCCGGCATCGTGGAAGCAGTAGGGAGTAAAGTGACAAAATTCAAGGTAGGAGATGCCGTATTCGGGATGGTGAATTTTCCGGGCCAGGGTAAAGTCTATGCAGAATATGTGGCTGCTCCGGCATCCCATCTGGCACTGAAGCCTGATAATATTAGTTTTGACGAAGCGGCTGCTGCTACGCTGGCGGCTGTTACCGCCTGGCAGAACCTCACCCGGCATTATACCGTAAAACAAGGCGACCGTATCCTGATCACCGCTCCTACTGGTGGCGTAGGTCATTATGCCATTCAGATGGCCAAACATCTGGGTGCTTATGTGATAGCCATCACACAGCCTGCCAGCAAGGCATTGGCCTCCTCTTTCGGCGCCGACGAAGTGCTGGATTATGATACATTCGATCTGGACCATGCTGCCAGCCTGCAGCTCAACCTGTTGCTGGACTTAGGTGGTCGTTTGCCGGCTACCCGTTTTACCCGCCATCTGCTGCCCGGCGCCCCTGTGCTGTACGTCCCTTCAGTCATTCCTGACAAACAACAGCAGCATTACCACGACCAGGGACTGAATGTATCCTTTACCATGGTACATTCTGAGGAAAGCGCTATCGACGAGATCGCGCAGCTGTTGAAAGACGGCAGTGTTACCTCGCATATAGACAGTGTCTTCGACTTTACTGCTATGAGAGCCGCATTTGATACCATCCATCAGGGCACAACAAAAGGAAAAATCATCATCAGAATGCCCCGGTAA